A window from Fragaria vesca subsp. vesca linkage group LG5, FraVesHawaii_1.0, whole genome shotgun sequence encodes these proteins:
- the LOC101299769 gene encoding coatomer subunit alpha-1-like, which produces MLTKFETKSNRVKGLSFHTKRPWILASLHSGVIQLWDYRMGTLIDRFDEHDGPVRGVHFHKSQPLFVSGGDDYKIKVWNYKMHRCLFTLLGHLDYIRTVQFHHEYPWIVSASDDQTIRIWNWQSRTCISVLTGHNHYVMCASFHPKEDLVVSASLDQTVRVWDIGSLKKKTVSPADDILRLSQMNTDLFGGVDAVVKYVLEGHDRGVNWASFHPNLPLIVSGADDRQVKLWRMNDTKAWEVDTLRGHMNNVSCVMFHAKQDIIISNSEDKSIRVWDVTKRTGIQTFRREHDRFWILSSHPEMNLLAAGHDSGMIVFKLERERPAFAVSGDSLFYAKDRFLKYYEFSTQRDTQVIPIRRPGSITLNQSPRTLSYCPSENAVLVCSDLDGGSYELYFIPRDSITRGDSTQDAKRGVGGSAVFVARNRFAVLEKTSNSVLVKNLKNEVVKKTPLPFAADAIFYAGTGNLLCRSDDRVFIFDLQQRTVLGELQTPFIKYVVWSNDMESIALLSKHAIIIASKRLVHQCTLHETIRVKSGGWDDKGVFIYSTLNHIKYCLPNGDSGIIRTLDVPIYITKVSGNTIFCLDRDGKNKAIVIDATEYIFKLSLLKKRYDHVMSMIRSSKLCGQAMIAYLQQKGFPEVALHFVKDERTRFNLALESGNIQIAVESATAIDEKDYWYRLGVEALRQGNAGIVEFAYQRTKNFERLSFLYLVNGNTQKLSKMLKIAEVKNDVMGQFHNALYLGNVEERIKILENVGHLPLAYITAKTHGLHDVAERLASELGDNLPTLPEGKAPPTLLTPPTPIICGSDWPLLTVMRGMFEGELDNIAGGNVVDEDDSVAGDWAETLDDVDTLQNGVVPPGLEGEEVPGEEEGEVGWELEELELPPEADTPRAFVNTHSSVFAAPTTGMPVSQIWIQRSSLAAEHAAAGHFDTAMRLLNRQLGIKNFTPLRQLFLDLHSGSHSYLRAFSSAPVISLAVERGWNESASPLVRNPPALVFNFSQLEEKLKAGYKATSAGKFTDALKFFLSILHTIPLIVVDSRREVDEVKELIVIVKEYVLGLQMELKRREIRDDPPVRQQELAAYFTHCNLQLPHLRLALQSAMTACYKAKNLATAANFARRLLETNPTVENQAKLARQVLQAAEKNMTDAFQLNYDFRNPFVTCGATYVPIYRGQKDVSCPYCSSRFVPSQEGKLCTVCDLAMVGADASGLLCSPSQIR; this is translated from the exons ATGTTGACCAAGTTCGAGACGAAGAGTAACAGAGTGAAGGGACTGAGCTTCCACACTAAGAGGCCGTGGATCCTCGCGAGTCTGCACAGTGGTGTGATCCAGCTATGGGACTACCGTATGGGGACTCTCATTGATCGGTTCGATGAGCACGACGGTCCTGTGCGAGGTGTCCATTTCCACAAATCTCAGCCTCTGTTTGTTTCTGGAG GGGACGATTACAAGATTAAAGTTTGGAACTACAAGATGCATAGATGTCTTTTTACTCTTCTTGGGCATCTAGATTATATTCGTACTGTGCAATTTCACCATGAGTACCCATGGATTGTGAGTGCCAGTGATGACCAGACTATTCGCATATGGAACTGGCAGTCCCGCACTTGTATTTCAGTTTTGACAGGCCACAATCATTATGTTATGTGTGCCTCATTCCATCCTAAAGAAGACCTTGTCGTATCTGCCTCCTTGGATCAGACTGTCCGTGTTTGGGATATTGGTTCTCTGAAAAAGAAGACTGTGTCCCCAGCAGATGACATACTGCGACTAAGTCAGATGAACACAGATCTTTTTGGTGGTGTTGATGCTGTTGTTAAGTATGTATTGGAAGGGCATGACCGAGGTGTCAATTGGGCTTCATTCCACCCCAACCTGCCTCTCATTGTCTCAGGAGCAGATGATCGCCAAGTTAAATTGTGGCGGATGAATG ATACCAAGGCTTGGGAAGTGGACACGTTGAGAGGACACATGAATAATGTTTCATGTGTAATGTTTCATGCTAAGCAGGATATAATCATATCCAACTCAGAGGACAAAAGTATCCGTGTCTGGGATGTAACAAAGCGAACTGGAATTCAAACTTTCCGACGAGAGCATGATCGCTTTTGGATTCTTTCATCTCACCCTGAAATGAATCTATTAGCAGCAGGTCATGACAGTGGGATGATCGTCTTTAAGTTAGAGAGGGAAAGACCAGCCTTTGCCGTCAGTGGTGATTCTCTGTTCTATGCTAAAGACCGCTTTTTGAAGTACTATGAGTTTTCAACCCAAAGAGATACACAAGTTATTCCTATTCGACGACCTGGTTCTATCACTTTAAATCAAAGCCCAAGGACCCTTTCTTACTGTCCTTCAGAAAATGCCGTTCTTGTTTGCTCAGACTTGGACGGGGGATCCTATGAGTTGTATTTCATACCAAGAGACAGCATTACAAGGGGTGACAGTACTCAAGATGCTAAGAGAGGTGTTGGTGGTTCAGCTGTGTTTGTAGCACGGAATAGGTTTGCTGTGCTTGAGAAAACCAGCAACTCTGTGTTGGTAAAGAATTTGAAGAATGAAGTTGTCAAAAAGACTCCCCTTCCTTTTGCTGCTGATGCAATATTTTACGCTGGTACAGGTAATTTGCTGTGCAGGTCAGACGACAGAGTGTTTATATTTGATCTCCAGCAGCGGACTGTTCTTGGTGAACTTCAAACCCCCTTCATCAAGTATGTTGTTTGGTCTAACGACATGGAAAGTATTGCCTTGCTGAGCAAACATGCCATAATTATTGCTAGCAAGAGGCTTGTGCACCAGTGCACTCTTCATGAGACAATCCGTGTAAAGAGTGGTGGTTGGGATGACAAAGGTGTTTTCATTTATTCAACCCTGAATCATATCAAGTATTGTCTACCTAATGGAGATAGTGGAATAATAAGAACCCTTGATGTTCCTATCTACATTACGAAAGTTTCTGGAAATACCATCTTTTGCTTGGATCGGGATGGGAAAAATAAAGCCATAGTTATTGATGCCACTGAATACATCTTCAAGTTATCTCTTTTGAAGAAGAGATATGACCATGTCATGAGCATGATTAGGAGCTCAAAGCTCTGTGGGCAGGCGATGATAGCTTATCTGCAACAAAAGGGGTTCCCTGAAGTGGCTCTCCATTTTGTGAAAGATGAAAGAACGCGATTCAACCTGGCGTTAGAGAGTGGGAATATTCAAATAGCGGTTGAATCTGCTACAGCTATTGATGAAAAAGATTACTGGTATAGGTTGGGTGTGGAGGCTCTTCGACAGGGCAATGCAG GTATTGTAGAGTTTGCCTACCAGAGGACCAAAAATTTTGAAAGGCTGTCTTTCCTTTATCTCGTAAATGGTAATACACAGAAATTGTCCAAGATGCTGAAAATTGCTGAGGTCAAGAATGATGTCATGGGTCAGTTTCACAATGCACTGTATCTGGGGAATGTTGAGGAGCGCATTAAGATATTAGAGAATGTTGGCCACTTGCCCCTTGCTTATATTACAGCGAAAACTCATGGGCTGCATGATGTTGCTGAAAGGCTAGCATCTGAGTTGGGGGATAATCTTCCAACTTTGCCCGAGGGTAAAGCACCACCGACTCTTTTGACTCCCCCGACACCAATTATTTGTGGTAGTGATTGGCCACTTCTCACAGTAATGAGAGGTATGTTTGAAGGTGAGTTGGATAATATTGCTGGGGGCAATGTGGTTGATGAGGATGACAGTGTTGCTGGTGACTGGGCTGAGACATTGGATGATGTTGATACGTTACAAAATGGAGTTGTCCCTCCAGGTTTGGAAGGTGAGGAAGTGCCTGGAGAAGAAGAAGGAGAGGTAGGATGGGAGCTTGAAGAGCTGGAGCTCCCCCCTGAAGCTGACACACCTAGGGCTTTTGTTAATACCCATTCATCAGTTTTTGCCGCTCCAACTACCGGCATGCCTGTAAGCCAGATCTGGATCCAGAGATCATCTCTTGCTGCTGAGCATGCTGCTGCAGGCCATTTTGATACTGCGATGCGGTTGCTGAACAGGCAACTTGGGATTAAAAACTTCACTCCTTTAAGGCAATTGTTCCTCGATCTTCACTCTGGAAGCCATAGCTATCTACGGGCATTTTCGTCTGCTCCGGTGATATCACTAGCAGTTGAGCGTGGGTGGAATGAATCTGCCTCACCACTTGTGAGAAACCCACCAGCACTTGTGTTCAATTTTTCTCAGTTAGAAGAGAAGCTCAAAGCTGGTTACAAGGCTACTTCTGCTGGGAAGTTCACTGATGCTCTCAAGTTCTTTCTTAGCATTCTTCATACAATTCCTTTGATTGTTGTTGATTCAAGGAGAGAAGTTGATGAAGTTAAAGAGTTAATTGTAATAGTCAAGGAATATGTTCTGGGATTGCAGATGGAGCTGAAGAGAAGGGAAATAAGAGATGATCCGCCAGTACGTCAGCAGGAGCTTGCAGCTTATTTCACACACTGCAATCTTCAATTGCCTCACTTAAGGCTTGCCTTGCAAAGTGCAATGACAGCTTGCTACAAGGCGAAGAACCTTGCCACTGCAGCTAACTTTGCCAGACGTTTATTGGAGACGAACCCCACTGTTGAGAATCAGGCAAAGTTAGCCAGGCAAGTGCTGCAGGCTGCAGAGAAGAATATGACTGATGCTTTTCAACTGAACTATGACTTCAGAAATCCATTCGTCACTTGTGGGGCAACGTATGTACCAATTTACCGAGGACAGAAGGATGTTTCTTGCCCTTACTGTAGCTCACGGTTTGTGCCAAGCCAAGAAGGGAAGCTCTGTACTGTTTGTGATCTTGCAATGGTTGGCGCAGATGCTTCAGGGTTGCTATGTTCTCCATCTCAGATTCGATAA
- the LOC101292424 gene encoding cytochrome P450 71D8-like: protein MSPPTMIAILLVLLACLWSLISASSKSKHQKLPPGPRPLPIIGNLHMLGNLPHRTLQNLAKQYGDIMSLRLGNVPTIVISSPKAAELFLKTHDTNFASRPKIQASEYLAYGTKGLAFSEYGPYWRHVRKICTLQLFCPAKLEAFAPLRKEELGGLVGKLKRAAEEGEVVDI from the exons ATGAGTCCTCCAACAATGATAGCCATCCTCCTAGTTCTCCTCGCATGCCTCTGGTCACTCATCTCTGCCTCCTCAAAATCAAAACACCAAAAACTACCACCCGGCCCTCGGCCACTTCCCATAATCGGAAACCTCCACATGCTAGGCAACCTTCCCCATCGAACTCTCCAAAACTTGGCCAAACAATACGGAGACATCATGTCCCTTCGTCTAGGCAATGTTCCTACCATTGTTATCTCCTCCCCAAAAGCCGCCGAGCTATTCCTCAAAACTCATGACACTAACTTCGCCAGCCGGCCAAAAATCCAAGCCTCCGAGTACTTGGCCTACGGCACAAAGGGCCTGGCCTTTTCCGAATATGGTCCCTATTGGCGCCATGTGAGGAAGATCTGCACGCTTCAGCTCTTCTGTCCTGCAAAACTGGAGGCTTTCGCGCCGCTGCGGAAGGAGGAGCTGGGAGGGCTGGTGGGAAAGCTGAAGAGAGCAGCAGAGGAAGGTGAGGTTGTGGAT ATTTAA